One stretch of Siphonobacter curvatus DNA includes these proteins:
- the rpoN gene encoding RNA polymerase factor sigma-54, whose protein sequence is MQRLTQTQRQTLKFSPLQIQMLNLLGLNTLELEQRIKDELEENPVLEEGTETPEQTEENSDGLDEYQPEGSDLPTDDFRDWDEFADDDIPEYKTRSDNFAADEDFYTSPIVQLNTWREELKEQVGTLELTERQRLIADFIVDSLDDDGFLKYDAYNIADDISFTNNIWVEESEIEEILPLIRSLDPPGVAARDLQDCLLLQLERKPHTPENTLSIEVVRRHMHELAGRNYEKIMRVMNLDNDQLKEVLAVIAHLNPKPVVGGQSSSLVVNENILPEYFISNDNGLFEVSLNGRDLPSIRLSKAVVEMAESRNKSDRAAAQFVKSKLASARWFIDALKQREQTMLNTMRAIIEFQKDYFITGDVRQLRPMILKDIADRIGMDISTISRVTSGKYAQTPFGIIHLKDLFTEGVKNDEGEEVSNREIQQAIVEIIEKEDKQSPYTDQQIQELLTEKGYPVARRTVAKYREQLNIPIAKIRREL, encoded by the coding sequence ATGCAGCGACTGACCCAAACGCAACGCCAAACTCTGAAGTTTTCGCCCCTGCAGATTCAGATGCTGAATTTGCTGGGTCTGAATACGCTGGAATTGGAGCAGCGAATAAAAGATGAGCTGGAAGAGAATCCGGTATTGGAAGAAGGCACCGAAACGCCCGAACAAACAGAAGAGAATTCCGACGGTTTGGATGAATACCAACCCGAAGGCAGCGATTTACCAACCGATGATTTTCGGGATTGGGACGAATTTGCCGATGATGACATTCCTGAATACAAAACCCGGTCGGACAATTTTGCCGCCGACGAGGATTTCTATACCTCTCCCATCGTTCAGTTAAACACCTGGCGTGAAGAACTCAAGGAACAGGTAGGTACACTTGAGCTAACCGAGCGGCAGCGATTGATTGCAGACTTCATTGTGGATTCCCTTGATGACGATGGTTTTCTCAAGTACGATGCCTACAATATTGCCGATGATATTAGTTTCACGAACAACATTTGGGTAGAAGAATCAGAAATTGAAGAGATTCTTCCGTTAATACGCTCGCTTGACCCTCCGGGTGTAGCGGCCCGCGACCTGCAAGATTGCCTGCTTTTACAATTGGAACGTAAACCGCATACGCCCGAAAATACACTTAGTATCGAAGTCGTACGTCGGCACATGCACGAATTGGCTGGACGGAATTACGAGAAAATTATGCGGGTCATGAACCTGGACAACGATCAGTTGAAGGAAGTTCTCGCCGTGATTGCTCACCTCAATCCGAAGCCCGTCGTTGGGGGCCAAAGCAGTAGTCTGGTCGTTAACGAGAATATTCTGCCGGAGTATTTTATTTCGAATGATAACGGTCTATTTGAAGTAAGCCTCAATGGCCGCGATTTGCCCAGCATCCGGCTGAGCAAGGCGGTTGTTGAAATGGCCGAATCGCGTAACAAAAGTGACCGGGCGGCTGCTCAATTCGTCAAGAGCAAGCTGGCTTCGGCTCGCTGGTTTATCGATGCTCTGAAGCAACGGGAGCAAACCATGCTCAATACCATGCGAGCTATTATTGAGTTTCAGAAGGACTACTTCATAACGGGCGATGTACGGCAACTTAGACCTATGATTCTTAAGGATATTGCCGACCGCATTGGAATGGACATTTCAACGATCTCTCGGGTTACTTCGGGTAAATACGCCCAAACTCCCTTCGGTATTATTCACCTGAAAGACTTGTTTACCGAAGGCGTGAAAAACGACGAAGGCGAAGAAGTTTCGAATCGTGAGATTCAACAGGCTATTGTCGAAATCATTGAAAAAGAAGACAAACAATCGCCGTATACTGACCAACAGATTCAAGAATTACTGACAGAAAAAGGATATCCCGTTGCTCGACGTACGGTGGCGAAATACCGCGAACAACTAAACATTCCTATCGCCAAAATTCGTCGGGAACTGTAA
- a CDS encoding TolC family protein, with the protein MKKLLLFTGLLFSGYLQAQTPMTLKQAVDVAIRNNLTVRQNELLVETSENNLLQSKLALLPSAQANASQSINYGRSIDPYTNGFVNEKLNASNFSFSAGVTLFNGLYNQNFIKQNNLLMKAAEQDVQQAKDQVTLNTILAYLQVLSSEDQVNLAEQQLEASKMQLERTVALVKAGNLAPYDEYTLGSQVANDQLSLVTMQGQLKLNRLTFWQTLNNPQIPLDFRLERLTPEGEMGYANTATQVYESAEQNLAMIKAAQIRVKSFDHTIKMLRGLQYPQLSLNSFVSTRYSSTANVTYGDQLGNNFNRNFSLDLSIPIFRSWVYKNRVQNAIVDKKRYEVQAQNVQIQVKQGIEQAYANLEVAKMRYDALENQVKNFDETLKSAESRFQAGTLNVVEYNIAKTNLDRARLNQIQARYDYLFRVKILDFYQGKNLFVD; encoded by the coding sequence ATGAAAAAATTACTCCTTTTCACCGGGCTCTTATTTAGTGGCTACCTGCAAGCCCAAACGCCCATGACGCTGAAACAGGCCGTAGATGTAGCCATCCGTAATAACTTAACGGTACGGCAAAATGAACTGCTGGTCGAAACGAGTGAGAATAACCTCTTACAGTCAAAACTGGCACTTCTGCCCTCAGCTCAGGCCAACGCTTCGCAGTCGATCAACTACGGTCGTAGTATTGACCCTTACACGAACGGATTCGTTAATGAAAAGCTGAATGCTTCTAATTTCAGTTTTTCGGCGGGCGTTACGCTGTTTAATGGGTTATACAATCAGAATTTCATCAAGCAGAACAATCTTCTGATGAAAGCTGCCGAACAGGATGTACAACAAGCGAAAGATCAAGTGACCCTGAATACGATTCTAGCGTATTTGCAGGTCCTCAGTAGCGAGGATCAGGTCAATCTGGCGGAACAGCAGCTGGAGGCTTCTAAAATGCAACTGGAACGGACCGTAGCTCTGGTTAAAGCTGGCAACCTGGCTCCCTACGACGAATATACGCTCGGTTCACAGGTGGCCAATGACCAATTGAGTCTGGTTACCATGCAGGGCCAGTTGAAACTGAATCGACTCACCTTCTGGCAAACCCTGAACAACCCGCAGATTCCTCTGGACTTTAGACTTGAACGGCTGACGCCGGAAGGGGAAATGGGTTACGCCAATACGGCTACGCAAGTGTACGAGTCAGCAGAACAGAACCTAGCTATGATTAAAGCCGCTCAGATTCGCGTAAAGAGTTTTGATCATACCATCAAAATGCTTCGGGGTTTGCAGTATCCCCAACTTTCTTTGAATTCATTCGTTAGCACCCGATACTCTTCTACGGCAAACGTAACTTACGGTGATCAGTTAGGTAACAACTTTAACCGGAATTTTTCGCTGGATTTATCCATTCCAATCTTCCGAAGCTGGGTGTATAAAAACCGGGTTCAAAACGCAATTGTCGACAAAAAACGCTACGAAGTGCAGGCTCAAAACGTACAGATTCAAGTTAAACAAGGCATTGAGCAGGCATACGCTAATCTAGAGGTCGCCAAGATGCGGTACGATGCTCTGGAAAATCAGGTAAAAAACTTCGATGAGACATTGAAATCAGCCGAAAGCCGCTTTCAAGCAGGTACGTTGAACGTAGTCGAATACAATATTGCCAAAACTAATCTGGACCGAGCTCGCTTGAATCAGATTCAGGCTCGTTACGATTACCTGTTTCGAGTCAAAATTCTCGACTTCTATCAAGGTAAGAATTTGTTTGTAGACTAA
- a CDS encoding DUF4097 family beta strand repeat-containing protein gives MMKRFYLFPLLTLVLGTASAQSSEDQPYQTKTFTGNLSNVRVDVSGGSIQVEGGSSSDVKVEMYVRLNNWPANKIDKAEIEKQLAEYELSMKTEGSSVVVYSRRKSGVSWNSDRNISVSFKIFTPRTFATDLRTSGGSIRLAHLDGPQQFQTSGGSLHMSDVAGLIQGRTSGGSIHLNNCRKEMNVQTSGGSIHAEDLEGKITLKTSGGSVRLTRLNGTIEATTSGGSVQGDAISGELYTKSSGGSIRLYNLSAAVEAETSAGSLDVEFAKLSKYVKLRCSAGSIKVRLPENQGVDLAVRGSRIHFPLAKFRGEADDTHVDGKLNGGGVPLTIHGSNSVSIQ, from the coding sequence ATGATGAAACGTTTTTACCTTTTCCCGTTGCTGACTCTTGTTTTGGGTACAGCCTCGGCCCAATCCTCCGAAGATCAACCTTACCAGACGAAAACCTTCACGGGTAACTTATCCAATGTTCGCGTGGACGTTTCCGGCGGTAGTATTCAGGTTGAAGGAGGTTCTTCTTCCGACGTGAAAGTAGAAATGTACGTACGGCTTAATAACTGGCCCGCGAACAAAATCGATAAAGCGGAAATTGAAAAGCAACTCGCCGAGTATGAGCTGAGCATGAAAACAGAAGGTTCGTCGGTGGTCGTCTACTCCCGTCGTAAATCAGGGGTCTCCTGGAATTCAGATCGTAACATCAGCGTATCCTTCAAGATTTTTACGCCTCGTACCTTTGCTACGGACCTGCGTACTAGCGGAGGAAGTATTCGGCTGGCTCACCTGGACGGACCGCAACAGTTTCAGACCAGCGGAGGTAGTCTGCACATGAGCGACGTGGCCGGTCTGATTCAGGGTCGCACCAGTGGCGGTAGCATTCACCTGAACAATTGCCGGAAAGAAATGAACGTACAGACCAGCGGGGGTAGCATTCACGCCGAAGACCTGGAAGGCAAAATCACGTTAAAAACTTCCGGTGGTAGTGTACGTCTAACTCGCCTGAACGGCACGATTGAGGCCACCACCAGCGGGGGTAGCGTTCAAGGCGATGCCATTAGCGGAGAACTCTATACGAAAAGCTCAGGAGGTTCCATCCGTTTGTATAATTTATCAGCGGCAGTAGAAGCCGAAACGAGTGCTGGTAGTTTGGATGTGGAATTTGCCAAACTCAGTAAGTATGTCAAACTGAGGTGCTCAGCGGGCAGTATTAAGGTCCGCTTACCCGAAAATCAGGGCGTAGATCTGGCCGTACGTGGTAGCCGGATTCACTTTCCGCTCGCGAAGTTCCGGGGAGAAGCCGATGATACGCATGTAGATGGCAAACTCAATGGCGGTGGTGTACCCCTCACGATTCACGGGAGTAACTCTGTATCCATTCAATAA
- a CDS encoding PspC domain-containing protein — MNRLRYLVESQAFGVCSSVGERLGISASSIRLYFIYTSCLTMGSPLVLYLIMAFWMNFGKHLRRHQNPTVWEL; from the coding sequence ATGAACCGTTTACGATATCTTGTTGAAAGTCAAGCTTTTGGCGTGTGTTCGTCGGTAGGCGAACGGCTTGGAATCTCTGCCAGCAGCATTCGTTTGTACTTCATTTACACGTCCTGCCTAACGATGGGGTCTCCGCTGGTACTATACCTGATTATGGCCTTCTGGATGAATTTCGGAAAGCATCTGCGTCGCCATCAAAATCCTACGGTTTGGGAACTGTAG
- a CDS encoding ABC transporter ATP-binding protein, whose protein sequence is MISLQDIERYYQNGFTKTYILRHVTTEIKEGEFVSIMGPSGAGKSTLLNIIGLLDQPTSGEYTFLDQPVQRLSEKKRSELYKAYIGFVFQAYHLIDELTVYENLETPLLYKNVPSSERKSRIADILDRFNMVAKKDLFPNQLSGGQQQLVGIARALVGQPKIILADEPTGNLQSAQAEEIMQIFKQLNQEGITIIQVTHSEKNAAYGNRILHLNDGKIVEDLRVESIA, encoded by the coding sequence ATGATTTCACTGCAAGACATCGAACGGTATTACCAGAACGGGTTCACCAAAACATACATTCTCCGGCACGTTACAACCGAAATTAAAGAAGGAGAATTTGTTAGTATCATGGGTCCATCCGGAGCGGGCAAGTCTACCCTACTGAACATTATTGGCCTACTCGATCAGCCTACTTCAGGTGAGTATACATTCCTCGATCAGCCGGTACAGCGACTCAGTGAGAAGAAACGTTCGGAGTTGTACAAAGCCTATATCGGTTTCGTCTTCCAGGCCTATCACCTCATCGATGAACTGACCGTATACGAAAACTTGGAAACGCCGCTATTATACAAAAACGTACCGAGTTCAGAGCGGAAAAGCCGCATCGCCGATATTCTGGATCGGTTTAACATGGTTGCTAAAAAAGATTTGTTTCCCAATCAGCTTTCCGGCGGGCAACAGCAACTGGTAGGCATTGCCCGGGCATTAGTGGGTCAACCTAAAATTATTTTGGCGGATGAACCTACGGGTAACCTCCAATCGGCCCAGGCTGAAGAAATCATGCAGATTTTCAAGCAACTTAACCAGGAAGGTATCACCATTATTCAGGTAACGCACTCGGAAAAGAATGCAGCTTACGGCAACCGGATTTTACACCTGAATGATGGAAAAATTGTCGAAGACCTTCGCGTAGAATCCATCGCTTAG
- the lysS gene encoding lysine--tRNA ligase — translation MQLSEQELLRRQKREELYRLGIDPYPAEGYEINVTAADILQNYERNKTDYKTVSIAGRLMSFRIMGSASFAELQDSTGRVQLYFRRDDLCPGEDKTLYNTVFKKLLDIGDIIGIKGYVFTTQTGEISIHVQEFTILTKSLRPLPIVKRDEEGNVYDGFTDPELRYRQRYVDLIVNPQVKDIFVKRAKIISTMRRIFDDRGWLEVETPILQSIHGGAAARPFKTHHNTLDMPLYLRIANELYLKRLIVGGFEGVYEFGKMFRNEGMDRTHNPEYTALEFYVAYKDYEWMMNMTEEILEKVAIATNGKTQVQIGENLVEFQGPYARLSISAAIQKYTGLDVDALSEEELRAEAQKLGVEVDATMGKGKLIDEIFGEAVESNLVQPTFIMDHPLEMSPLTKKHRSKPGVVERFEIYVNGKEIANAYSELNDPIDQRERFEEQLRLAERGDEEAMALDEDFIRSLEYGMPPTAGIGFGIDRLTMMMTNNASIQEVLFFPQMRPEKKMEVATEADYVAAGIPAEWVPAIQKMGFLTVEALKGANPNKVFNDLGGLRKKLKIEAKMPTLDEVKSWV, via the coding sequence ATGCAACTTTCTGAACAAGAATTACTCCGTCGTCAAAAGCGGGAAGAACTATACCGGTTGGGCATCGATCCGTATCCGGCTGAAGGCTACGAAATCAACGTTACTGCCGCTGACATTCTCCAAAATTACGAACGGAATAAAACCGACTATAAAACCGTTTCCATAGCCGGCCGCCTGATGAGCTTCCGGATTATGGGCTCGGCCAGTTTTGCTGAATTACAGGATTCTACGGGTCGTGTTCAATTATATTTCCGTCGCGACGATCTGTGTCCGGGCGAAGACAAGACCCTCTATAATACGGTATTTAAAAAGCTGCTTGACATCGGTGACATCATCGGTATCAAAGGGTACGTATTTACGACGCAGACCGGCGAGATTTCTATTCACGTACAGGAGTTCACTATTCTGACTAAATCGCTTCGTCCGCTGCCCATCGTGAAGCGGGATGAGGAAGGAAACGTGTACGATGGCTTCACGGATCCTGAGTTACGCTATCGCCAACGGTACGTCGACTTGATTGTGAACCCGCAGGTAAAAGACATTTTCGTAAAGCGAGCCAAAATTATTTCAACCATGCGGCGGATCTTCGATGATCGCGGCTGGCTGGAAGTAGAAACCCCGATCCTGCAATCCATCCACGGTGGAGCTGCGGCTCGTCCCTTTAAGACGCATCACAATACGCTGGATATGCCCCTGTATCTGCGGATTGCGAACGAATTGTACCTGAAACGATTGATTGTAGGTGGATTCGAAGGCGTGTATGAATTCGGGAAGATGTTCCGGAATGAAGGAATGGACCGGACTCATAATCCGGAGTATACTGCCTTAGAATTCTACGTAGCCTACAAGGACTACGAGTGGATGATGAACATGACGGAAGAAATTCTGGAAAAGGTGGCTATCGCTACGAATGGAAAAACGCAGGTACAGATTGGCGAGAATTTGGTCGAGTTCCAGGGACCGTATGCCCGACTGAGTATTTCTGCGGCCATTCAGAAATACACTGGCCTTGACGTAGATGCTCTATCGGAAGAAGAACTGCGGGCCGAAGCTCAGAAACTCGGCGTGGAAGTAGATGCCACGATGGGTAAGGGTAAACTTATTGACGAAATCTTCGGAGAAGCAGTGGAAAGCAATCTGGTGCAGCCCACGTTCATCATGGACCATCCGCTGGAGATGTCACCCCTGACCAAAAAGCACCGGAGTAAACCCGGCGTAGTAGAGCGATTTGAGATATACGTCAACGGTAAAGAGATCGCCAACGCCTATTCGGAGTTGAACGATCCAATTGATCAGCGGGAGCGTTTTGAAGAACAGCTTCGTCTGGCAGAACGCGGCGATGAAGAAGCCATGGCCCTCGATGAAGATTTCATCCGTTCATTGGAGTACGGTATGCCACCTACCGCCGGCATCGGTTTCGGCATTGATCGCTTGACGATGATGATGACTAATAATGCCAGCATTCAGGAAGTTCTGTTCTTCCCGCAAATGCGTCCGGAGAAAAAAATGGAAGTTGCTACCGAAGCTGATTACGTAGCTGCGGGGATTCCAGCGGAATGGGTACCGGCTATCCAGAAGATGGGTTTCCTGACCGTAGAAGCCCTGAAAGGAGCGAACCCGAATAAAGTATTCAACGATCTAGGCGGACTTCGTAAGAAGCTAAAAATCGAAGCGAAAATGCCGACGCTGGACGAGGTGAAAAGCTGGGTCTAG
- a CDS encoding cold-shock protein: MQTGTVKFYNESKGFGFIVDDATGQDIFVHVTGLNGLQIRQDDRVSYETISGKKGVNAVNVKKLA, from the coding sequence ATGCAAACAGGTACAGTAAAGTTTTACAACGAAAGCAAGGGGTTTGGCTTCATCGTTGACGATGCCACGGGACAGGACATCTTCGTTCACGTCACGGGTTTGAATGGGTTGCAAATCCGTCAGGATGATCGCGTGTCGTATGAAACGATCAGCGGTAAAAAAGGCGTGAACGCAGTAAACGTAAAGAAATTGGCTTAG